The Rhodamnia argentea isolate NSW1041297 chromosome 10, ASM2092103v1, whole genome shotgun sequence sequence TAACTCCTTATCCCAAGATCATTGAATAGCAGTTTGCAGATTAATTCCTGTGCTTTGGCTTAACTGACTATGAAGCTAATCAATCCTCTCTTTTTCCGATAAGTGAGGGAGATTTTCTTACTGATGAGACGAACGTGTATACAACCAATCAAAGGTAACTATATGAGGAAAATAGCATGTATGTGTATGCAGCTAATCGATCCTCGAAGATTGACACAGCCGTATCAATTGGATTCCAGGGGTTCTTATTTGTTGAACTCAGTTTGCCTGTTAATTGTGAGGTTGTACAGTTCTGATTCGCTTAGCACAGGTCCGAGAAAATGATCAGTACGCAAAGCGCACAAGTTATTCTGGTAGAAACACATTGGGAAGCAGCTCTGGCATGCTTTAAGCATCCAACTGAAAAATTCAAGCATGAAAAGTACGTTGCCTTCGGGAAGGGGCGCCTGGAAAGTTCTGGTTCTAATGTCATTCCCTGAGTTGGGAGTTCGAACTGGTAGACTGGTGAACTGGGAGACTGGCAGGCAAATAAATTGTAACTTATATCACTGTCGACCCATCCGGACTTCATTTGTGAGATATGCAGGAGGGTTGAGAGCTTTGTGAACTCTCTGAACTGATGAAAGGCGACGCCCCTAAATTCCCCATTAGTTGTCATATCAACCAGTGGCGAGGACACATGCAACTTCATGCTCGCCGGAACACAAATTTCTCCATGCCTTAGAAACAGCAGAGGTGGCTGCCCTCGCACGGCCCTTTTCATGTGACTCGGGGTCACAACATAATCTAACGCCGACCGTTTTAGTGTCTTCTTTGCTAGCATGTCTTGAGAGATTCTCCCGCCTGCAAAATTAGCATCTCATTCTACTCATACTCGTAACTCATTTCTTCTAATCTGTTGCATTATTTAGATTCCAGTCTCCCTTCTTTGTACCATCACTGATAAGTTACTAACATTAGTAGAAAAAGCAGCACAGAAAGCGTGAAAACCGTCTTAAGCAAACCATTGTTCACACAAAGTTCAGAAACTGTACTTATACAACGTTTCTCACATGTTTTGACAGAACTGTCGTGTACACCCAAAGAAAAATCAGCTACGAACACAACGACTAACGGCAAATCAGCAGCAAATGTTGAAACCATGAAGCACTCGGGATATGTAATAGCCTAACAAATGAAACCCAAACAATAACATTTACAGTATGTATTGATGATTACACAACAAGGCCAAAACAATCCTCAGCCTCAAAAAATACTGAGGAGCTTCTTGGGAGTGGTCCCTTTTGCACGGTACTTAGCGGCTAATTCCTCTGCCTTGAGAATATCTTCCCCTCGCTTGGCTTCTATAATCGCCCTCTTTTCCTCTGCGGACTTGTGGAGGAAAGCAATTTTGTTCCTCATTTTCTCCACATATTCTGCCTTCTGCTTCTCCAACTTTTCCTAATTGGCAAAGAAACAGGGCAAAGTCAGTCAAGGTGGAAAAGGGCTTTTTCTTATCCAATGCAGAGCCAAATCAAGGGAAGCATTCTGGATAACTTATATTGTGTGTCTAAGACAATATATCACATCTTCAATCCACGACTGATGTTGAAGAAAAGATAATTGGGCAAGTGAATCCTAACCGAAACAAATGAACTGGATGATATACAGACAGAACAGATTCAGAAGTAAGTTATAACATTGCCAAATTTATAGCGTGGTACCTCAATTTTCTTCAGCTCAGCTTCCACAGATGCTTTTTTGCTGTTCTCCCATGACCCAATCGCGGATAATTTCTTGTGAGCCCTGCCCAAACAGTGTTCTTGTTAATCTATTTGTTCTGTGTGCCAAAActtcaattgaaaattaaaCAGGCAAAGCTCGGATCAGTAAAGAAACTGGATTTCTCTAAAACCCCCATCAGACGGTGACTTGATCTTACTTGTTCTCTGCTTTGCACTTTTCACTTTCTTCCCACGCTCTGATGAGAGACATCCTCTTCTCTGTTTCGACTCTAGCCAGCTCCCTATCTGAAGAGTTCATGAAGACATCATTCCGACGTGATATTAAACGCTCATAAACACCTTCAAGcgagaaaaaaacacaaaataaaatcatgaaatttctaaaatttcttctGCAATTCACCTCGGTGAGCAGAACCTTCGGAGCCTTTCTCTTCAGCAGTCTCAGCAGGCTCTGCCATGGACACAAGGACCAATATTAAATCACACCAAGAAATTGCAAACCCACTTGACTTTTCATATATGTAGGAACTAATAACGAAGCTTAACAAAATTCTCGTTCAAACTAAGCAATCGACTGAAACTCAAACCAGATTGAAATTAGAACAACAGAGGCCTTCCATAATCATATCGTATCTGATGATAGCACCTGAATCTGACAataattttcttccttctttattaATTCTACAGCACATAAAAGATCGGAAAGCAACCAACTTTCCGTCACCCGTAGAAAACGGTACCCCAAACTTTAAAGCGAGAGCCGAAAAGCAAGAGGAAACGGAGAAACTTTAAAATTCCGTTTACTTTGGACGATGGCGAGGGCTTTGGATTCGTCGGGCTTCTCCTCCGGAAGCGGCGGAATCACGGGTTTCTCCTCCGCGACGTCCTTCGGAGTCTCCTCCGCCGGCTCGGGAGCCGGAGCCGGTGGAGGCTCCGACGGGGTATCGGACTCCACCGTCTTGGGTTCTTCTTCGGCCATGGCTGAATTATCAAGAGGAGGAGCGAAAGAGAGCGATCACCAGTAAGAGCTCGGGAGCGAAGGTGACGGAAGAAACGAACAGAAAGCGAGGAGAGGGTGCGGGTTGAGATATTACAgcaggagagggagagagagagagagagagagtagggaaAGCTGAGCTGGATGGTAGGTAATGGTGAGCTTCTGTGAGTTGGCACAGTGTCCGGGGTGGGGATGGATAGAGCTTAAAGTCTTTGGTTTTCTCATATTGTAAGCAAATGAGCAAATGGTTTTTACCTCAATGCCCCCCCGAAGGAAAATCTTATTTTGCTGTGTTCTCACATAAATTATTGCCACTAACAAAGACAATAtgagttaatattacgaaaatctCCAAATTGATACTTTTTATCGCAAAAAACTTGGTAGACTTATAACACATTTATatcgaactaattttttgattgccaaaaaaattcaaaattaataatATGTCCCTCGtaaatttccgttaaattgagttgataccataagaaatttcaaaactGTACATCCGTAACAAACGGAAGGTAAAAGTACACCCGTCATtgtaacgaaaactaacgaatggtaaatttgtaacGTGTGTACATGTTgtgggttttttgtggtcaaaaaattattttaaggtaaatttattataagtaaaccagtttgaagtttttcgtggtatcaaCCCTTACTTATTTCAATCGGAGAAAGTTGCTGTTACACCGCAAACATAATTTTTTAGAAAGCGGTGCTTGAttaattgaaaatgcaattgatgaTGTTCTGTAACTCCTCCTGATCTCTCACTGTCTCACACATGCTTTGGCCAACATAAGTTTGGATTGTTTTGTGCAAACTCTTTCGTGGGCCGTTTTATAGGACTTTATACAATCAATGTGCTAAGAATCAATCTCGTTTCCATATAATATTTCTTAAGAAAATTTGGCTAAGAATGGTGGACCCACATGCAATTTCAGGATTGGCAAGCCTTTTCTTGAACCATAGCATGAAATCTTTTGCGTGAGGTTACCAAATTTGGCAGCAAGTCAAACCAATTTTAAGGACCACTTTCCACAAAAATGGAAATTAGGCTGAGAAGAGCTGCAGTTGAATTAATGACATCAAAACTACGTGTCTTAAAATTCCTAACGACAAACTTCTACCACGTTCGGATTCTTCAATGAGCAGCTTGGTTGGTCGCAATTATTTTAGCATTAACAGAGGTTGTCCTGTGGTGTCCGAGGTCTAGATGGTCTATTAGCGTCGATGGGCCTGAGGATCTCTTAGAATCTATGGCGGATTTTTATATATGTCGCgcaatttgaaaaaaggaaagacgATGATGAATCTTTATATGGTGGGTTGGTTGGTTGGTTCTTCTTGGCGAAAATGGgaatcttcttttgtttttcgtaTTTTGGTGGGGTGGGGAGAGCGGCTCATTTCAAATCCTTTCTGGATCAATCCCTTTTTGGATGGAGACGGCGGGCGCATATCAATGCAAATCCATCGACTAAAGGGGCTGGTTCTTCCTTCATTCTTCCTACTTATCTTAATTTCAATCCCAAAACAGGAGCTTCTCTAGTAGGTATTTGAGGGAAGATCTGTGGAACGGAATGATTATTACTTTACTTAATTCACTCGCTGTGAGATTAACATGCTGTTTTAGatgtaaaagaagaagaagaagatgcaaataattaattagaaaattataatGAAGTTCGCTCTTTCAATAATTTGTGGCCCACAACATACTTTTAACTCTCATGACCGCCTAAAAACTCTTATGCTAATAAAACCCTTTTTGCAAATGTGTGTATCTTTTATACTTATGGGTGGCTTAGTAAATTAGAAAAAGTTTGGAGCTAATGATCGACTTGAGCAAGACATCTCCGGGTACAAAAAGCTCCTTCAAACAAGCTATGCGGGTCAGGTAGAGCGAATCGTTGAGGTAGAGAGACACACAGCGTGACCCGCTCCAAGCGATAATACACtttatagaaaatttcaaaaaaggtgtgaagtggatcttgtttcaaagaatGACCTAAAGTCctctctttgtttcaaataaaggccggGACGAAAGGTATTTTCATATTTcaccattttaaattttttttccttttcttctttttttgatttcatttctttccctttttgttttctttttcctttttcttttcccttccccAGCCAATGCTcgcctcgggcgagggccgcctagTCCGCCGTCAAGCGGGGGTCACCCTCAACGGATGCCGGCCTTGCCGGCCCAAGCAAGGCAACCCTCGACTCAGAATTCATTTTCCCTCTAGAAAAGTTGTTCTCTCCAAGGTTTCGTGCGCTGGTGGTGGCGTTGATTGTGAGTCATGGGTTGTgaacaaaaacgaaaaatttCACGGGGTGAGTGGCGAGTGTAGGAAATGGAAGCGAGAAGTGAAGTTATTGcttgggcagagagagagagagaggttaagCTTCACTGGCTTAAAGATGGACGATGATTCCACGGTCCACATATTTCGTCACGCCTATGCCGTTGGgcgaggcaaccctcgcccgggGCGGCAAGGCCGACATCAGGTGAGGATTGCCTTACCGGATTTGGGAAAGCCCTCACCCGCAAGGTTGCCTTGCCACATTTGACGAGGAAAGCCCTCACTAGACGCTAGCCCAAGCAAGGGCGACCCCCTCTCGACGGCGGCATGGGTAGCCCTCGCCCGAGGggcaggggaaagaaaaagtaaaagagaaaatagaaaaagaaaaaagggaaaaaggaaaataattaaaatgacaaaagatgaaaatgtcatTCGGTCAGGCTGttttttgaaataaggttcacttcggATCCTTATTCGAGAAAATCAGAGcatttcaagcttttatttaaaattttccctaaagtttattttctttccttaccagaaaaaaagaaagaagaagaataaaaacccATAAATCTCTGTCCATCTAAAAGGTAATCGTGATTTTGTTAAGCAGGGATCCAGCGTGTATTCATGGGCCGACGAACTGTCGAACCACGTTGCCCCTGCAAAATGATTTCTGGTTTTTAATGGTGCGGTGGACCTGTCAGATGCCCCTCCACCTTGGGCAACATTTGCCTCTCAATCACCGTTCCCCATCTCCGGCAACAAGCCCCCATTGAACTGGCTCTCAGGATAaagaaatcaatttaaaaaaaaaaaaactttctgaaattttttttaaaaaaaaattcacgtcatCGTCGGCCGTGTAGGACGACCAATGTCCATGTTAGcgtttttggatcaaaattgatcgggtgaattgaattgatacccatgtaaaaatgcttaaaattaagtttgtccaattgaaagattcatcattttttaatcGGTACCAATATAATGGGTTTAAAATTTTCTTAGTATTTATTCCCTAAATGTTGGGGACGTGACTAACGTTTGCTCTTTCAATCAACTCCGTCTTGGGGTTCGTATTAGGGGTGAACATGGACCGAATGGATAGATTACAAATCTAAAATCTGAAACCTATcctgttataaccggttcctaatttttggaacctaaaccTACTCTTTTTGCCATGGAACTTATTTTGGaacctatcttttttttttggtccagtTCCGTGGTCTATCCGAgactctgtttttcttttgtttctttttctgcaaCAAGATAATATGAATAGTAATAaaacgattcaaagtaaaaaatgaataataaaattcACTATTCGCTAAAAGCAACAATctctaatatgagcaatagaaaGTACAACCCACAAAAAACAGACAAGATGAGGCGAATGAgactagagttttttttttttttaatggtagcTAAAAACGAATTCCAAAATCGGTCCGATTTTCAGGTGAGTCTTTACTTGAACTCAGGAACTGGAGTAGTTAGAACCTGTTTCCGCACCGACTTGAACAGAAACTGACTATCGAATCTATTTTTCGTGTAAATCCGATGAGATTACACATTCCTAGATCATGTGGGGAAGGGGGGAATGGGTTAAAAGTTGCACGTTCTGATGCCATTGCCAGGCCGACAGGACGGCGAGGGATCGCCCGTAGTAAACTGGGGGCTTTGTCTTTCGTGACGTCCTCAATGGAGAAATGGACAACGAAATGACCAACTGGCAACCCCacaatgaattttttgttgggtCTTTCTCCTCGTCGAGgctcgttttttaaaaaaaaattaaaatccttaagggcaCTTCTCTCCAGTATAGTCTATAGCATTAAGACGGATTTGTCCCCGACCCTATCTCCCTCGTGCTCTTGCCGCGTCATGCAAATCTCTGGCCAATCACTAGTCGAACGGTCTTGAACCTCTTTTAATCTAAAAATTAACtcaaaaaatgtcatttttcttcaCACTTAAAATCTCTCCCTCACATGTCAGTCTTACATCGGAGCAGCAACAACCTTCTTTAAGATTAGGTCTAAACTTATTGATAAGTTGAGTTATGATATCATTGTTAGATGGTGTTGAACCTCTTACCTTAAAACCAGTTCAAAGAATGAGGTTTTTCTTACACTTATATGAACTACCCGTCCCTGCTTTACTAGTAACTCCATGTCTCCAAGCTCTAAACTCTAAATCAAGGTTACCAGCACGACGATGGGAGTTTGGCCGTCCACCGACGTCACCAGAGAGAGCATGACGCCACCTCTTCCTTTCAAAAACTTCTCGCGTGCGAGTAAAAAATGGGCCGACGGGCCCTTTTGGATCAGCCTTTCGAGCGAGCGCTCGAAGCCCACAACACGATATTGGTGGTAGGAAAACAACAAATGTATGAGATCCAACGGTCCGTATAGTTTTCCTCCGCGAGTTTTGTCCAAATATGTTATTTCCGCGGTTAGTTCGTGTTTCGCCGAAAATGGTTCGTCGACAAAGCACCTTTCACCGAAGGTTGGAtatctggtttttttttaatgacttgGGTTCTGTGATTTATTCAGATGGGAAACAATGTGTGTAATACGGATTGCTAACTCTAATTAACTtgaaagaaattcaaagaaTAGAGAATtgcatataaaaataataaatcggtAAATTGAACCGCAAAAATTGGATAAATGTTTTTGATTGCGGATCTGTTGCGACTGATTCCAATTGGAGGTTTATGGACTCGCACAAAATATAACTGTTCGAATGCGGTTATCTTTCAAATTATAGGCCTTGACTTGATTCCGTTCAAATGCACGTTATCCATGCGATAACCTCTGATTCGATTCTTACTTAACATTCCTCTGCAGTCTTCACTTCCACTGCTGTAATCGACCCCTTGCCGTCACATACCGGCAACTGTCACCGTTCATCGATAACATCATCGGCCACATAACGTTATCGCACATTGATAACCGGTCTCGATTGACCAACTTTCCATAGATAAACAACATCGACCATGTGGCGTCATTGTACGTCGATAACTGGTCCTAGCCGATCAACTTTCATCAACGGTATCATCAGCCGCGCAACACTGACTTGCATCAGTCGCCAACTTGTGATCGTATTTATTGGTTGCTCTGTCGACAACTCGATACGAACTTCCACCGATCCATAAAGCTTGGGTTATTTTCAATTGGAATCCCCGTATTAGCAACTTTCTAATCTTCCAAACAGAGCCCAAGTTACTAAGTCCTGATTAAGTGAAATTCGATCAGAATCACGCTGGGAATATAAAGATAACCATCAGAAATTAAGAACATTGATTTCACTAAGCATGACAAGTCGACAACTTTGTTCAGATTATAGTACATCTGCTACCACTGCGGATGATCCGTGGATGTTCTATACATAAAGCAATCTTATTCAGGATGACGGCAGGATCTAGATTGGGGAATAGCTATGGTCGTCTTCGACAATGGGCTGAGAAAGAACGGTGAATATGACAAAGGTCCCGAACAGTACTGTCACGACCGCGGTGAAGTTGACGAGCAAGGCCTCGGAACTGAACTTCGCAAGCCCCGAGTTCTCAAGGAACGTGAGCTTCTCCAAGAAGCCTAGCATCGCATTTCCGACCGCCAATATATACACAAACAACCCGAACAGCACGTGCCACGGAAGCGAGTCGTTCCTCAGGGTGCTCGGTCCTCCAGggtagaagaagatgatgaacccATATATCCACTGCACATCATCTCCTTAATCTCAGATAAGGATGATCAACCACACGAAAAATAAGATGACTAGGAGATTCCGGGCACTATGACGGTCTGTAAGTACTTGGCAACTCCAGTTTCTTAATGTGCACTCCCTCAGTCACAGCCGATAATGCCGAATTAGTTGTATCTATATCCACTTTGTGGGTCTAAGGCCTTGAAAATGTAGATAAACATAGCTTCGAAGAGATCAGCAAACTCACCTGAATGCCGTAGAGGACAATGATGGTGATCCCGAGCCAGGAGTGCAAGCTGTAGAGGTTGGCAATGGAACTCTCATTGTGATACTTGAATGCGGCAGATATTCCAACGATGCCGAGTACCAAAGCGATGGCGTGGAGCACCATGTGTATCACCTTCTTCGTTTCCTTCCTCAGAGGCAATGTCTTGTAACTTATGATTGCTGCATTTTTAGTGAAAAAAGGGACGATTCTGACCGGTGTTAGCCCGTGGTTTGGTCGCAGAACCGAAgagtttacaaaaaaaaatggcgagACGGTATGTTGGCTCGATTCTAAATTACCTTCACCTCCGATGATGATCAAGCCAATAAGCATCAGCACGGGATGAATCTGTCATCAACGAGCACAGGCCTCGTGAAAGAACTTTATAATAGCGAGAGGAATGAAATGAACGGTTCATAACAGGAAGGATAAAATCATAGAAACAGTGAAACCATGAGATGGGAGAAGACTCTTCGAGATGTGATAGTAAATCAGCAACGACAGAAACAGCCCGTCTGCGCGACATAGCGCAAAACAAATTAATAAGGAAAATCCGAACACGACACCACGAAGTAAATTTAGGGCGCATCTGTTTCgcgaaaaacgaatgatttgaaatatattttcttcaaaatgatcgtttgtatcacttacgaaaattttcatcaaaaattagTTGGCAATAGAGATGACGGTGATATTTCTAAATTATATTAGGGATTTCAGGTCAgtaaacttcatttttttttaaattaatcacTTTCTAAACATGTTGATAAAATCATGGATTCGCAGGATCCGTCCGCACTAGCAAGAACAGAACCCAGAAACAACAAATCCAGCAACCAGACAAGTAGACATATTCTAGGACTAAGTACAGCCAATTGATTACAGGTCAGATCTATCGTTTTCGACACCAGACAGGCGAAAGAGAAGCCCGTGAGCCTTGGACCGATCGTTCTAACTTAACACAAGATGGGTCCAAATCGGGATAAGCATGTGGTGGCCACACATTCGGTTTTGTGCCTGGATATTTCCCGTGATCGTCGTTTGAATACTAGACGGGAACGTGGCTACATGCACATCGCAATTTTGGGATTAAGTCATTGACTAGTGTTGAGCGCGCGCTACGTGCAcaagtgcaaaagatttaggacccaaattaaaattttttttttaaataaatcattattattttttataattctccctGCGGTTTTTACATCCAAACCATCACTTTCTCCATTATTATACCTAAAGGGGTACAAAAATCTTTTTGGCATTGTTGTGTATACACAGCAAATAAGCAAagaggacaaaaaaataaagcaaaaaaaggagaaagaaaacgaTTGTCCGGAATTCGAGATAATACCATGTGATGGAGAAAACAAGGTTGGGAACATGCGAACGCATCCTAAATGGAATGCACACCAAACACGAAAGCGGTAAGGCTGACGGGTGGTTGCGACGGGATTGGAAAGGTGGGTGAGCGGTGCTCCGCTCATAGTGAagataaattcttaaaaaacgtagatttttattttctgtgaatcTGTTAATTGGTATACCAAACATAAACGATCAAATAGCGAAAATTAGTGATTTGGGTTGGGTTGGGCTGCTAAAGCCCGACGCCTTAAATTTTTACCTTGTAATTGGCTCTCTAAATGTCCTCAAATCTTGCGGGATCTTCTATATCCAGAAGCCTATCTATCTTGTCATTCACCTGATATAATTGAACGGccttataataaaaaaaacctccaactttagcatttgtggcaattatattcaaatttttttttgtctcataaaaaacccctcaacttttatttttgtcccaattctatttgtctaatatccaaaaaacccctcaattttagcatttatcccaattatatccattttttttgtctcataaaaaatcatcaacttttacttttatctcaattctaccatcgtcagtcttccgtccataatcaccattagttaatcctgcATAACTCGAGTTTTCTCGTtaaacttaccaatgaattttcgaaatttagaaacaatagGTTTTAGGGACGACGAGAATTTAGATCATTAGTTCAAGTATCTCCATGTCTAGCTATTTTTTGAACTGTTGAGTGCGGAAAAGAATACAAAACGTGCCGTCTTGAGTGATTCTATATCTCCCTGCAATATGTAGGGGAAGCAAACTACAGAATAGAAGTTCAAgagttttttcatgtcagctttaCTAAGgtataattcattaacaacatgaaaatgtcacatagaattaactaatggtgattatggacatAAGACTAATGATGATAGAATTATGATAGAAGTAGcagttggagttttttatgagacaaaaaaagagtttttgataaaattggGACATAtcctaaagttgaggatttttttggtattaggccaatataattgggataaaagcaaaagtttagaatagaattgaaacaaatgtaaaagttggagatcttttatgagacaaaaaagagttttttggtagaattatcacaaatgctaaagttaagagttttttttttttttggtattgggCCATACTTGAACTAACAAAAGTCcgtattttttcgaaaaaaaaaaataccgaaaaTTTGTGAATAAATTTTCAGCCGTGCGTTGGTCTGATGAATACTTTGAAAAATCGAAATGCTGTTGATCAGATGTGGTGCGCTCATTAAAAAGTGACTTCACATGTGCTGACATGGCATCCATAGCATCAGATCCCCCATGGAAGTGATCAGAGAGATTGAAATCAAGCAGATTCCGAAATGCATTAT is a genomic window containing:
- the LOC115742685 gene encoding remorin-like — translated: MAEEEPKTVESDTPSEPPPAPAPEPAEETPKDVAEEKPVIPPLPEEKPDESKALAIVQKPAETAEEKGSEGSAHRDRELARVETEKRMSLIRAWEESEKCKAENKAHKKLSAIGSWENSKKASVEAELKKIEEKLEKQKAEYVEKMRNKIAFLHKSAEEKRAIIEAKRGEDILKAEELAAKYRAKGTTPKKLLSIF
- the LOC115742683 gene encoding transmembrane ascorbate ferrireductase 1, translated to MALIGLKATPFAVVTQLLGIAGAVLVLVWCIYFMGGLAWEATNKSLIFNIHPVLMLIGLIIIGGEAIISYKTLPLRKETKKVIHMVLHAIALVLGIVGISAAFKYHNESSIANLYSLHSWLGITIIVLYGIQWIYGFIIFFYPGGPSTLRNDSLPWHVLFGLFVYILAVGNAMLGFLEKLTFLENSGLAKFSSEALLVNFTAVVTVLFGTFVIFTVLSQPIVEDDHSYSPI